A genomic stretch from Halorhodospira halophila SL1 includes:
- the cmr4 gene encoding type III-B CRISPR module RAMP protein Cmr4 — protein sequence MFEKNAALFLYSVSPVHMGAGTATGVIDNPIQREVHTQHPSFAGSGLKGAIRHGFKALGGNPDQADQLFGPRQGDLHAGAVSLGDAQLVALPVRTRREGYAYATSPLALARLQRLLHQAGLQPEWTVPTLPQGEAARAPAAVTPEGLEALTADGGRLHLEVFELAAQAEPGVAAIGQWLAEHALSKDHGEYFRNKLARDLVILPETELNYFSRNAMVVEPHVRIDPKTGTADGSGLFYTENLPPESLLAAPVMASGDRSGERELDSAAVMAQLHTALDGNTLQIGGDATTGRGLVTARLVEKVS from the coding sequence ATGTTCGAGAAGAACGCCGCCCTATTCCTCTACAGCGTCAGCCCCGTCCACATGGGGGCTGGCACCGCGACCGGGGTGATCGACAACCCCATCCAGCGCGAGGTGCACACGCAACACCCGAGCTTCGCCGGCTCCGGGCTCAAGGGCGCCATCCGCCACGGCTTCAAGGCCCTTGGCGGCAACCCCGACCAGGCCGATCAGCTCTTCGGCCCCCGCCAGGGCGATCTCCACGCCGGCGCCGTGAGCCTCGGGGACGCACAGCTCGTCGCCCTGCCGGTGCGCACCCGCCGGGAAGGCTACGCCTACGCCACCTCGCCATTGGCCCTCGCCCGGCTGCAGCGGCTGCTCCACCAGGCCGGCCTCCAGCCCGAGTGGACAGTGCCCACGCTGCCCCAGGGCGAGGCGGCTCGCGCGCCGGCGGCCGTCACGCCCGAGGGGCTCGAGGCCCTCACCGCCGACGGCGGCCGGCTCCACTTGGAGGTCTTCGAGCTCGCCGCACAGGCCGAACCCGGCGTAGCCGCCATCGGGCAGTGGCTCGCCGAGCACGCCCTCAGCAAGGACCACGGCGAGTACTTCCGGAACAAGCTCGCGCGGGACCTAGTGATCCTCCCGGAGACCGAGCTCAACTACTTCAGCCGCAACGCCATGGTGGTCGAGCCCCACGTGCGCATCGATCCGAAAACCGGCACCGCCGATGGCAGTGGGCTGTTTTATACCGAGAACCTGCCGCCGGAGAGCCTGCTCGCCGCGCCGGTGATGGCCAGCGGCGACCGCAGCGGTGAGCGGGAGCTCGACAGTGCCGCTGTCATGGCGCAGCTCCATACCGCCCTCGACGGCAACACGCTGCAGATCGGCGGCGACGCCACCACCGGCCGGGGGCTGGTCACGGCCCGACTCGTGGAGAAGGTATCATGA
- the cmr3 gene encoding type III-B CRISPR module-associated protein Cmr3, whose amino-acid sequence MAEYRYIEPQDVLFFRGNRLFGEPGNAGAALMPPWPSVFAGALRSAMLSAAGADPAQLRSGELPAPLDTVLGTPEEPGTFTLTGVTLARRQSSGTAEPLHPLPADLSVERDEATGECAVHRLTPQPLPAGVASSQPLERLPVLRRSDRGKPAAGYWLTHSGWQRYCQGEPPPAEALVHRSAIWSSDPRLGIALKPEQRTAAESQLYTTEGIRLCEGYGFLAAIAGSDPTSLPKQATLRLGGDGRGAFMSAVAAPVETSPEPAAIEAEGRLRIVLTTPGIFPGGWQLPGLDANGLWHYPGGRARLVAAAVPRGQVISGWDLAHHRPKPAQRAAPAGTVYWLEALEGGLKPLRKLAESGLWGMTPENEDPARRAEGFNRFAIANA is encoded by the coding sequence ATGGCCGAGTACCGCTACATCGAGCCCCAGGACGTCCTCTTCTTCCGCGGCAACCGCCTCTTTGGCGAGCCCGGCAACGCCGGCGCCGCCCTCATGCCGCCCTGGCCCTCGGTCTTCGCCGGGGCCCTGCGCAGCGCCATGCTCAGCGCCGCCGGCGCGGACCCGGCGCAGCTGCGCAGCGGCGAGCTGCCTGCCCCGCTCGACACGGTGCTCGGCACCCCCGAGGAGCCGGGGACCTTCACCCTCACCGGCGTGACGCTGGCTCGCCGGCAGTCGTCCGGCACCGCCGAGCCCCTCCACCCCCTGCCGGCGGACCTGAGCGTCGAGCGTGATGAGGCCACAGGCGAGTGCGCGGTCCATCGCCTGACGCCGCAGCCACTGCCCGCCGGCGTCGCCAGCAGCCAACCCCTGGAGCGCCTGCCGGTGCTCCGGCGCAGCGACCGCGGTAAGCCGGCCGCCGGCTACTGGCTCACCCATAGCGGCTGGCAGCGCTACTGCCAGGGCGAGCCCCCACCGGCTGAGGCCCTCGTTCACCGCTCGGCGATCTGGAGCAGCGACCCGCGCCTGGGCATTGCCCTGAAGCCCGAGCAGCGCACGGCGGCCGAGAGCCAGCTCTACACCACCGAGGGCATCCGGCTGTGCGAGGGATACGGCTTTCTCGCCGCCATCGCCGGCTCCGACCCGACCAGCCTGCCTAAGCAGGCAACCCTGCGCCTCGGCGGCGACGGCCGCGGCGCGTTCATGAGCGCCGTCGCAGCCCCGGTCGAAACCTCGCCGGAGCCGGCCGCCATCGAGGCAGAGGGCCGCCTACGGATCGTACTCACCACGCCCGGCATCTTCCCGGGGGGGTGGCAACTCCCCGGGCTCGACGCCAATGGCCTCTGGCACTATCCCGGCGGCCGGGCGCGGCTGGTCGCCGCTGCTGTGCCCCGCGGCCAGGTCATCAGCGGCTGGGATCTGGCTCACCACCGGCCCAAACCCGCCCAACGTGCGGCCCCAGCCGGGACCGTCTACTGGCTCGAGGCGCTTGAGGGCGGGCTCAAGCCGCTTCGCAAGCTTGCCGAATCCGGTCTCTGGGGCATGACCCCGGAGAATGAAGACCCAGCACGGCGAGCCGAGGGCTTCAACCGCTTCGCCATCGCCAACGCCTGA
- the cmr5 gene encoding type III-B CRISPR module-associated protein Cmr5 — MTTPMTLEQQRAADAWQAAAACTDPYAKLAKGAPALIMNSGLMQTLAFLEDKGEDHHRALARQLRRWIVRQHPELLSTRGDSADPGYEAIMEALLHAEPRTFQAVTAEALAWLRWVRQIAPTRVEERSS; from the coding sequence ATGACAACGCCCATGACCCTCGAGCAGCAGCGCGCCGCCGATGCCTGGCAGGCTGCGGCGGCCTGCACGGACCCCTACGCCAAGCTCGCCAAGGGGGCGCCGGCGCTAATTATGAACAGCGGTCTGATGCAGACCCTGGCTTTCCTTGAAGACAAGGGCGAGGACCACCACCGAGCCCTCGCTCGACAGCTGCGGCGGTGGATTGTGCGGCAGCACCCGGAGCTGCTAAGCACCCGCGGCGATAGCGCGGACCCGGGCTATGAGGCAATCATGGAGGCGCTGCTCCACGCCGAGCCGCGCACCTTCCAGGCCGTGACCGCGGAGGCCCTCGCCTGGCTGCGCTGGGTCCGCCAGATCGCGCCCACTCGCGTCGAGGAGCGTTCGTCATGA
- the cmr6 gene encoding type III-B CRISPR module RAMP protein Cmr6, whose amino-acid sequence MSRAAVPAYLGEDFREAAPGHRFALYLSVWDQQWKKQRGGAIEELLKLNDDDRKRLGALIERQRRLLQHEESAQPGSTLNLPATSTSPFTTGLGMAHPLENGFAFLTPYGLPYLAGSGVKGVLRQAARELAEGGEFEDPGRDWDWPEIEALFGSPGEDEGGVTGRRRGALNFWDVFPEPGRGQDLAWEVMTPHQGSYYQDATGQTAPHDNGAPVPIYFLGIPAGSGFRFHIQCNRALLRQTGPTLLEPAGEDGDRARWQVLLETLFAHAFEWLGFGAKTAVGYGALSIDEKTRRHEAEAREKIRAEQARKEQLASLPPGQRRAEELLEQRQDPSYPAHRFLLEQLEAGAVAAEEQAALAQVALDYLAQDREKVRKTKKAKQKLPKLDEEEVQLQRFVDEEGTG is encoded by the coding sequence ATGAGCCGCGCCGCCGTTCCCGCCTACCTCGGTGAGGACTTCCGGGAGGCCGCTCCGGGCCACCGCTTTGCGCTCTATCTCAGCGTCTGGGATCAGCAATGGAAGAAGCAGCGGGGCGGTGCGATCGAGGAGCTGCTGAAGCTGAACGACGACGATCGGAAGCGGCTGGGCGCTTTGATCGAGCGCCAACGCCGGCTACTCCAGCATGAGGAGAGCGCACAACCAGGGAGCACCCTGAACCTGCCGGCCACGAGCACGAGCCCCTTCACAACAGGGCTCGGCATGGCCCACCCGCTGGAGAACGGCTTCGCTTTTCTCACCCCCTACGGCCTGCCTTACCTCGCGGGAAGCGGCGTCAAGGGTGTCCTGCGCCAGGCGGCGCGGGAGCTCGCCGAGGGGGGTGAGTTCGAGGATCCCGGGCGCGATTGGGACTGGCCCGAGATCGAGGCACTTTTCGGGAGCCCCGGCGAGGACGAAGGCGGCGTGACAGGCCGGCGCCGAGGCGCCCTAAACTTCTGGGACGTCTTCCCCGAACCAGGGCGAGGGCAAGACCTGGCCTGGGAGGTCATGACACCCCATCAGGGCAGCTACTACCAGGACGCTACCGGCCAAACCGCACCGCACGATAACGGCGCGCCCGTGCCGATCTACTTCCTCGGTATCCCGGCCGGCAGCGGTTTCCGCTTTCATATCCAGTGCAATCGGGCCCTGTTACGGCAGACGGGACCGACACTGCTTGAGCCAGCGGGCGAGGACGGCGATCGAGCACGCTGGCAGGTTCTGCTCGAAACCCTCTTCGCGCACGCCTTCGAGTGGCTCGGCTTCGGCGCCAAGACGGCGGTCGGCTACGGCGCGCTGTCCATCGACGAGAAGACCCGGCGGCACGAGGCCGAGGCGCGCGAAAAGATCCGGGCCGAACAGGCACGCAAGGAACAGCTTGCGAGCTTGCCGCCCGGGCAGCGTCGCGCGGAAGAGCTGCTTGAGCAGCGCCAAGACCCCAGCTATCCGGCGCACCGCTTCTTGCTCGAACAGCTCGAAGCCGGTGCAGTAGCCGCCGAGGAGCAAGCGGCCCTGGCGCAGGTTGCGCTCGACTACCTCGCGCAAGACCGTGAAAAGGTTCGTAAGACGAAGAAAGCCAAGCAGAAGCTGCCGAAACTGGACGAGGAAGAGGTGCAACTTCAGCGCTTCGTCGACGAG
- the cas10 gene encoding type III-B CRISPR-associated protein Cas10/Cmr2, translating to MTEATLMDIDLARNKLLARLHDPAEKALVLLRDPAGHEGGTVRTLIEEILGEVPQAAWAPVRKADRWASAADRPQFPRERDGDRFARWSQVRFAEQPVLRHPLTGEKIDLGEHGKLREIELDTLKAGSLEHFRHLIHRDEAGSVDSWRTLLALWRFGPEPATSGDATGLGELWRYLPADTRIPDHTIWQHLDLSSALTGAFAGDGQGRCALLNVTLGPVQELIAAARTTSDLWAGSHLLARLAWEAMRVVCERLGPDAVLFPQLRGVPQVDLWLLEQGLAPELFAKEPWNERTVTDANPLFSAALPNRFLAVVPADQAEAIGRAIEAHLHEWVAETAEGVVSDLLRAVNLHTDPTTPAYQQAREQLAGFPEVYWSAVGWDEIATDANGEPEADRLAEALRPFYEPQAEAPGFLSSEAWRVLQRPIEVIDPEAGTPATFYRPNPGVLYPALYELSERVMGGVKATRPFAAQHEGGYRCSLTGEVEWLTHDRSHLDLPPGQREGHDTLWSLVAKRHPSWARKGEHLGALAALKRLWPQRFCRELAGTLGQEQTPRFVVSTHTMALATSLARAAEEPNPAGGLSAEQAEAIRNADRVALPRRLAQRLHHLEHGELLARLPGWVEQQRESDDGDETAARQAIRKVTGTEAEAYYALLLMDGDRMGAWLSGGDGTTIPYRAAFHPDLADAVDTRFGDHTVLQAYLDTPRAVSPARHLAISGALNDFSTTLARRVVEECHHGRVLYAGGDDLMAMLPTGDLLSAMRELRDAYSGTATSGEAEEEDAWCRNGFIYRQDRLYLTMGSQATASMGAVIAHHKTPLTAALAELRQAEQRAKNEGGRDAFALSVLKRSGGALRHVGRWAPAAGIDEMSALRDFAEALHANPEASRRAAYNVAGWLADLPEPDTLPPEDGVAGYLEAVLHYQFCRQGLEQQGQPIHARRLGSLASVSPTGDELSSAAKIRDRLSHLVGVAEFLARETRR from the coding sequence ATGACGGAGGCAACCCTCATGGACATTGATCTGGCCCGGAACAAGCTGCTCGCCCGACTGCACGACCCGGCGGAGAAGGCGCTGGTCCTGCTGCGCGATCCCGCCGGCCACGAGGGGGGCACCGTGCGCACCCTCATCGAGGAGATCCTCGGCGAGGTGCCGCAGGCGGCCTGGGCGCCCGTGCGCAAGGCCGACCGCTGGGCCTCGGCGGCGGACCGGCCGCAATTCCCCCGTGAGCGCGACGGCGATCGCTTCGCGCGCTGGAGCCAGGTGCGCTTCGCCGAGCAGCCGGTGCTGCGCCATCCGCTCACCGGCGAGAAGATCGATCTCGGCGAGCACGGCAAGCTGCGGGAGATCGAGCTCGACACGCTCAAGGCCGGCAGCCTCGAGCATTTCCGGCACCTGATCCATCGTGACGAGGCGGGGAGCGTCGATTCCTGGCGGACCCTGCTCGCGCTGTGGCGCTTCGGCCCCGAGCCGGCAACGAGCGGCGATGCGACCGGGCTCGGCGAGCTGTGGCGCTATCTGCCGGCGGATACCCGCATCCCGGACCACACCATCTGGCAGCACCTGGACCTGAGCTCCGCGCTCACCGGCGCCTTCGCGGGCGATGGCCAGGGCCGCTGCGCCCTGCTCAACGTCACCCTCGGCCCGGTGCAGGAGCTGATCGCCGCCGCCCGGACGACCTCGGACCTATGGGCCGGCTCGCACCTGCTCGCCCGGCTCGCCTGGGAGGCGATGCGCGTCGTCTGCGAGCGCCTCGGCCCCGACGCCGTGCTCTTCCCGCAGCTGCGCGGCGTCCCGCAGGTCGACCTCTGGCTCCTCGAGCAGGGGCTGGCGCCGGAGCTCTTCGCGAAGGAGCCCTGGAACGAGCGCACCGTCACCGACGCCAACCCGCTGTTCAGCGCCGCCCTGCCCAACCGCTTCCTCGCCGTGGTCCCGGCGGATCAGGCGGAGGCGATCGGCCGCGCCATCGAGGCGCACCTGCACGAGTGGGTCGCCGAGACCGCCGAGGGCGTGGTCAGCGATCTGCTCAGGGCCGTCAACCTGCACACCGATCCGACAACACCCGCCTATCAGCAGGCACGGGAGCAGCTGGCCGGATTCCCTGAGGTCTACTGGTCGGCCGTGGGCTGGGACGAGATCGCCACGGACGCCAACGGCGAGCCCGAGGCGGACCGCCTCGCCGAGGCCCTGCGCCCCTTCTATGAGCCGCAGGCCGAGGCCCCCGGCTTCCTCAGCTCCGAGGCCTGGCGCGTACTACAGCGGCCCATCGAGGTCATCGATCCGGAAGCGGGGACGCCGGCGACCTTCTACCGGCCCAATCCCGGCGTGCTCTACCCCGCGCTCTACGAGCTCAGCGAGCGAGTGATGGGCGGCGTCAAGGCGACCCGCCCCTTCGCCGCGCAGCACGAGGGCGGCTATCGCTGCTCGCTGACCGGCGAGGTGGAGTGGCTGACCCACGATCGCAGCCACCTCGACCTGCCGCCGGGCCAGCGGGAAGGGCACGACACCCTCTGGAGCCTCGTTGCCAAGCGCCACCCGAGCTGGGCGCGCAAGGGTGAGCACCTCGGGGCGCTGGCCGCCCTCAAGCGGCTCTGGCCGCAGCGCTTCTGCCGCGAACTCGCCGGGACCCTCGGGCAGGAGCAGACGCCGCGCTTCGTCGTCTCCACGCACACCATGGCGCTGGCCACCTCCCTGGCCCGCGCTGCCGAGGAGCCGAATCCCGCCGGCGGGCTCAGCGCCGAGCAGGCCGAGGCGATCCGCAACGCCGATCGGGTTGCGCTACCGCGGCGGCTGGCGCAGCGGCTACACCACCTCGAGCACGGTGAGCTCCTCGCCCGGTTGCCCGGCTGGGTCGAGCAGCAGCGCGAATCCGACGACGGCGATGAGACCGCCGCCCGGCAGGCGATCCGCAAGGTCACCGGCACCGAGGCCGAGGCCTACTACGCCCTGCTGCTCATGGACGGCGACCGCATGGGGGCCTGGCTCTCCGGCGGCGACGGGACGACCATCCCCTACCGGGCGGCCTTCCACCCCGACCTGGCGGACGCAGTGGACACACGCTTCGGCGACCATACGGTCCTGCAGGCGTACCTCGACACGCCGCGGGCGGTCTCACCGGCCCGGCACCTGGCCATCTCCGGGGCGCTGAACGACTTCTCCACCACCCTCGCCCGCAGGGTGGTCGAGGAGTGTCACCACGGCCGCGTCCTCTATGCCGGCGGCGACGACCTCATGGCCATGCTGCCCACTGGCGATCTGCTCAGCGCCATGCGCGAGCTGCGCGACGCTTACTCGGGCACGGCTACCAGCGGTGAGGCCGAGGAAGAGGACGCCTGGTGCCGCAACGGCTTCATCTATCGGCAGGACCGGCTGTACCTGACCATGGGGTCGCAGGCCACCGCCTCGATGGGGGCGGTGATCGCCCACCATAAGACCCCTCTGACCGCGGCCCTCGCTGAACTGCGCCAGGCCGAGCAGCGGGCCAAGAACGAGGGCGGGCGCGACGCCTTCGCCCTGTCCGTTCTCAAGCGCAGCGGCGGCGCCCTGCGCCACGTCGGCCGCTGGGCACCAGCAGCGGGTATCGACGAGATGAGCGCCCTGCGCGACTTCGCCGAGGCGCTCCATGCCAACCCCGAGGCCTCCCGGCGCGCCGCCTACAACGTCGCGGGCTGGCTCGCCGATCTCCCCGAGCCCGACACCCTCCCCCCGGAGGACGGCGTCGCCGGCTACCTCGAGGCGGTGCTGCACTACCAATTCTGCCGCCAGGGCCTCGAGCAGCAGGGGCAGCCCATCCACGCGCGGCGGCTCGGATCGCTCGCCAGCGTCTCGCCAACCGGCGACGAGCTGAGCAGCGCCGCCAAGATCCGCGACCGTCTCAGCCACCTCGTCGGCGTGGCCGAGTTCCTCGCCCGCGAGACCCGGAGGTAG